A stretch of the Campylobacter sp. 19-13652 genome encodes the following:
- a CDS encoding molybdopterin molybdotransferase MoeA, with product MKLDDALIALKSISLNLKSEIVPIENALNKELAEDIIANKNAPSFDNSALDGYAAKRADLEKGTVRVVDVIYAGERRQTRINDGECIKIMTGAKMPVGADCVLKFEDAIIKDKENSIQNAQIGEYVLAAKIPKPNDGYRKKAEEIVKNDKILNSGTRLNPAQIMLLAAQGISRVLVKKAPSVGIYSSGNELKEPWQSADDEEIYNANSAGVAALLASAGVKSSYLGIIKDDINAVKRALEAKIDVLIISGGASAGEADFMAKALGELKFKEIFSHVKIRPGKPVKAYFKQDEKRLVFILPGNPMAAFITAFALILPLFAPQNTQMAVVRESLKFNSGRTNTILGNVKNGEFIPLNGGKYSSGSITPLANSNAIIFTDYDENEILAGSVKKIYKIS from the coding sequence GTGAAGCTAGATGACGCGCTAATAGCCCTAAAAAGCATAAGTCTAAATTTAAAAAGCGAAATAGTTCCGATAGAAAACGCCCTAAATAAAGAGCTGGCAGAGGATATAATAGCTAACAAAAATGCTCCTAGCTTTGATAACTCAGCTCTTGATGGCTATGCGGCAAAAAGAGCCGACTTAGAAAAAGGTACAGTAAGAGTAGTGGACGTAATCTACGCTGGAGAGCGAAGGCAAACACGCATAAATGACGGCGAGTGTATCAAAATAATGACTGGTGCAAAAATGCCAGTGGGTGCTGATTGTGTGTTAAAATTTGAAGATGCGATTATAAAAGATAAAGAAAACTCCATCCAAAATGCCCAAATAGGCGAATACGTCCTAGCTGCAAAAATCCCAAAACCAAACGACGGATATAGAAAAAAAGCCGAAGAAATAGTAAAAAATGATAAAATTTTAAACTCTGGCACTAGACTTAATCCAGCGCAAATAATGCTATTAGCCGCTCAGGGCATCTCACGCGTCCTAGTCAAAAAAGCCCCAAGTGTAGGCATATATTCAAGCGGAAATGAGCTAAAAGAGCCATGGCAAAGCGCAGACGATGAGGAAATTTATAATGCAAACAGTGCCGGCGTAGCTGCCTTACTAGCTAGCGCTGGAGTAAAAAGCAGCTATCTAGGCATTATAAAAGATGATATAAATGCCGTAAAAAGAGCGCTTGAAGCTAAAATTGATGTGCTTATTATAAGCGGCGGTGCGAGTGCTGGAGAGGCTGATTTTATGGCAAAAGCTTTGGGTGAGCTTAAATTTAAAGAGATATTTAGCCACGTAAAAATACGCCCTGGAAAGCCTGTAAAAGCGTACTTTAAGCAAGATGAAAAAAGGCTGGTTTTTATACTACCAGGCAATCCTATGGCTGCGTTTATTACAGCATTTGCGCTCATTTTACCACTTTTTGCACCACAAAATACGCAAATGGCAGTAGTAAGAGAGAGCTTAAAATTTAATAGCGGTCGCACAAATACCATACTTGGCAATGTAAAAAATGGAGAATTTATTCCATTAAATGGCGGAAAATATAGCTCAGGGAGCATAACCCCTCTTGCAAACTCAAATGCTATAATCTTTACAGACTACGATGAAAACGAAATTTTAGCAGGGTCTGTAAAAAAAATTTATAAAATCTCTTGA
- the murA gene encoding UDP-N-acetylglucosamine 1-carboxyvinyltransferase, whose product MDYLEIEGGARLSGSVSISGAKNSALPLIAATLLSRTPVTLKNVPDVADIATLCKLLQNLGASCKKLDKNSLTINTSTVNSTKATYDIVRKMRASILTLGPLLARFGHCEVSLPGGCAIGQRPIDLHLLALEKMGAQIQIKDGYVVATAPNGLQGARIVFDKITVTGSENIIMAAALAHGTSEIINVAKEPEVVQLCEVLALAGVEIEGIGTDKIIVKGNKGELLNLKEISVIPDRIEAGTYLCAGAITNSEITITNCTPEHIIATLDKLEQMGFSTKIAQDSVTIFPAKEIKPCEIITTEYPGFATDVQAQFMALCLVANGVSVIDERLFENRFMHVGELARMGADIRLNGHIASVYGGKELAGADVMATDLRASSALILAALVANGTSRVHRIYHLDRGYEDIVGKLTSLGASIKRLSE is encoded by the coding sequence ATGGACTATCTCGAGATTGAAGGTGGAGCGCGTCTAAGCGGTAGCGTAAGCATTAGCGGAGCCAAAAACTCAGCCCTACCACTAATAGCCGCCACCCTGCTCTCACGCACACCAGTTACGCTAAAAAACGTCCCAGACGTAGCCGATATTGCCACACTTTGTAAGCTACTGCAAAACCTAGGTGCATCTTGCAAAAAACTAGATAAAAATAGCCTAACTATCAATACAAGCACTGTAAACTCAACAAAAGCAACCTATGATATAGTACGGAAAATGCGTGCCTCTATACTCACGCTAGGTCCACTTTTGGCACGTTTTGGGCACTGTGAAGTAAGTCTGCCTGGAGGATGTGCCATAGGACAGCGTCCTATAGATTTACACCTTCTAGCCCTTGAAAAAATGGGAGCGCAGATACAGATAAAAGATGGCTATGTGGTAGCCACAGCGCCAAATGGGCTACAGGGTGCTAGGATAGTCTTTGACAAAATTACAGTAACAGGTAGCGAAAATATCATAATGGCAGCCGCACTAGCCCATGGTACAAGCGAAATTATAAACGTTGCAAAAGAGCCAGAAGTAGTTCAGCTCTGTGAAGTTTTAGCTCTAGCTGGAGTAGAGATTGAAGGCATAGGTACTGATAAAATAATAGTAAAAGGCAACAAGGGTGAGCTTTTAAACCTAAAAGAAATAAGTGTAATACCAGATCGCATAGAAGCAGGTACATACCTATGTGCTGGAGCTATTACAAATAGCGAAATAACAATAACAAACTGCACACCAGAGCATATAATAGCCACACTTGATAAGCTAGAGCAAATGGGCTTTAGTACTAAAATCGCGCAAGATAGCGTAACGATTTTTCCCGCCAAAGAGATAAAGCCATGTGAGATTATCACAACTGAATATCCAGGCTTTGCCACTGACGTGCAAGCGCAGTTTATGGCTCTTTGCCTCGTGGCAAATGGCGTAAGCGTGATAGATGAGCGACTGTTTGAAAACCGCTTTATGCACGTGGGCGAGCTAGCTCGCATGGGTGCTGATATAAGGCTTAACGGACACATAGCTAGCGTGTATGGAGGCAAGGAGCTGGCTGGAGCAGACGTGATGGCTACTGATCTTAGGGCTAGCTCTGCTTTAATTTTAGCAGCCCTTGTAGCAAATGGCACAAGTAGAGTGCATAGAATTTATCATCTAGATAGAGGCTATGAGGACATAGTGGGTAAATTAACATCGCTAGGAGCTAGCATAAAAAGGCTATCAGAGTGA
- a CDS encoding lactate utilization protein C, with protein MSKEQILQRIRAGKHSMQMIDEVPTADPVKYIKEDPSHDLYKEFTTRIVENRSILVESSEDKLVDDINAILAKEGAKHLIYSNEQLPFDASALNIEKKFKFDKPIEEFKKDIFTFDVSIVQTKYAVASHGTCCVASSPDQPRLMSLSPKICIMLVKKENIVNSLSEALHNLKAQNGGRLPTNTIFITGPSRTADIELQTIIGVHGSQIAYCVTY; from the coding sequence ATGAGTAAAGAACAAATTTTACAGCGCATACGGGCTGGAAAGCATAGTATGCAGATGATTGATGAAGTCCCTACTGCTGACCCTGTTAAGTACATAAAAGAGGATCCAAGCCACGATTTGTATAAAGAATTTACAACTCGCATAGTCGAGAATCGCTCGATTTTAGTAGAAAGTAGCGAAGATAAGCTAGTAGATGATATAAACGCTATCTTAGCCAAAGAAGGCGCAAAGCACCTAATTTACTCAAATGAGCAGTTACCATTTGACGCAAGTGCGCTAAATATCGAGAAAAAGTTTAAATTCGACAAGCCTATTGAGGAATTTAAAAAAGACATTTTCACTTTTGACGTCTCAATAGTCCAGACAAAATATGCAGTTGCAAGCCATGGTACTTGTTGCGTAGCTAGCTCTCCAGATCAGCCAAGGCTAATGAGCCTAAGCCCAAAAATCTGCATAATGCTAGTCAAAAAAGAAAATATCGTAAACAGCCTAAGCGAAGCCTTGCATAATCTAAAAGCACAAAACGGCGGACGCTTGCCGACAAATACGATATTTATCACAGGGCCATCTCGTACAGCCGACATCGAACTTCAAACAATCATCGGCGTACACGGCTCACAAATCGCATACTGCGTAACATATTAA
- a CDS encoding LutB/LldF family L-lactate oxidation iron-sulfur protein has protein sequence MNHHEKIVNLSLNDKQLRDNLANAMHLLQSNRAKVIDSKFQNWQDQRDSAKHAKNNSLYRLDERLLKFEENATKNGWKVHWANTGEDVCEIVYKLMKEKNVDKVIKQKTMASEEVGLNHYLEHKGLKALETDLGEVIIQLVDEKPVHIVVPAIHKNRYQVGEIFHNKLGAPLENEPEKLNAIARDYMREHFKTGSMGICGANFAIAEEGAIWLVENEGNGRMSTTMPDTLVSICGIEKIVDTVEDASTLVGLLTPSATGQFIANYNNIIAGPRREGELDGPTECHIILFDNHRTNMLAHEDYYEALRCIRCGACMNFCPVYDKISGHSYQSVYPGPIGEVISPQIFGMDVNGDVVTLCSLCGRCSEVCPVEIPLADLIRKLRRDKVGDGTNPPYGADKIEHSEIERLGFKGFTMVATNGWMWRTAMTSARLFNSLIQSQGKNIPVLKLWFEYKDLPPFNFNTYDAVSKMEGVIYE, from the coding sequence ATGAACCATCATGAAAAAATAGTCAACTTAAGCCTAAATGACAAACAACTAAGAGACAATCTAGCAAATGCCATGCACTTGCTCCAAAGCAATAGAGCCAAGGTAATAGATAGTAAATTCCAAAACTGGCAAGACCAAAGAGATAGTGCAAAGCATGCTAAAAACAATAGCCTCTATCGCCTTGATGAGAGACTTTTAAAATTTGAAGAAAACGCCACCAAAAATGGCTGGAAAGTCCACTGGGCAAATACAGGCGAGGATGTCTGCGAGATAGTCTATAAGCTTATGAAAGAAAAAAATGTAGACAAAGTTATCAAGCAAAAGACAATGGCATCTGAGGAAGTTGGGCTAAATCATTACTTAGAGCACAAAGGTCTAAAGGCTCTTGAGACTGACCTAGGCGAGGTAATAATCCAGCTAGTTGATGAAAAGCCAGTACATATCGTCGTGCCAGCTATCCATAAAAACCGCTATCAAGTGGGCGAAATATTCCACAACAAGCTAGGCGCTCCGCTTGAAAATGAGCCAGAAAAGCTAAATGCGATCGCACGTGATTACATGAGAGAGCATTTTAAAACAGGCTCTATGGGTATTTGTGGCGCAAACTTTGCTATAGCCGAAGAAGGTGCCATTTGGCTAGTTGAAAATGAGGGCAACGGCAGGATGAGTACTACAATGCCTGATACACTTGTAAGCATATGCGGCATAGAAAAGATAGTAGATACCGTTGAAGACGCCTCTACTCTTGTAGGACTTTTAACTCCATCAGCCACAGGTCAGTTTATCGCAAACTATAATAACATTATCGCTGGCCCACGCCGCGAGGGTGAGCTAGACGGCCCAACTGAGTGCCACATAATATTATTTGACAATCACCGCACAAATATGCTAGCGCACGAGGATTATTACGAGGCACTTCGCTGTATCCGCTGTGGGGCGTGTATGAATTTCTGCCCTGTGTATGATAAAATTTCAGGACACAGCTATCAGTCAGTCTACCCAGGGCCTATCGGCGAGGTCATCAGCCCACAAATCTTTGGTATGGACGTAAATGGTGACGTTGTTACGCTTTGTTCGCTTTGCGGACGCTGTTCTGAGGTATGTCCAGTCGAGATCCCACTAGCTGATCTAATCCGCAAACTACGCCGCGATAAAGTAGGCGACGGTACAAATCCTCCTTATGGAGCCGATAAAATAGAGCATAGCGAGATAGAAAGACTTGGCTTTAAAGGCTTTACTATGGTAGCTACAAATGGATGGATGTGGCGCACAGCTATGACTAGCGCAAGACTATTTAACAGCCTAATTCAAAGCCAAGGCAAAAATATCCCAGTGCTTAAACTATGGTTTGAGTATAAAGATTTACCGCCGTTTAACTTTAATACTTATGATGCAGTTTCAAAAATGGAAGGGGTGATTTATGAGTAA
- a CDS encoding (Fe-S)-binding protein: MSKRVYLFATCLGSATMGRTLVSAIKLLQREGIEVIYKKDQTCCGQPSYNTGYFNESKKIALYNADLFKGDYPILVPSGSCAGVMAHDYLELFHGDKDEAKIKEFSSRIVELGVYLDKVLDVKYEDKGEPVKITWHTNCHALRVAHSIDSSKNLIKRLSNVELVPLKYEEECCGFGGTFSVKEPEIANAMAMEKVKDIIDTGCKYIVSADGGCMLNIYGTLKRHNADVKLVHLYDFLLKRIQGEAL, translated from the coding sequence ATGAGTAAAAGAGTATATCTTTTTGCTACTTGCCTCGGTTCTGCCACTATGGGCAGGACTTTGGTAAGCGCAATAAAGCTACTTCAAAGAGAAGGTATAGAGGTGATCTATAAAAAAGATCAAACCTGTTGCGGACAACCTAGTTATAACACAGGCTATTTTAACGAGAGCAAAAAGATAGCTCTTTATAACGCTGACTTATTCAAAGGCGACTATCCTATCTTAGTGCCTAGCGGCTCTTGTGCTGGCGTAATGGCTCACGATTATCTTGAGCTATTTCACGGAGACAAGGACGAAGCAAAGATAAAAGAATTTAGCTCACGCATAGTAGAGCTTGGCGTATACTTAGACAAGGTTCTAGATGTAAAATACGAAGACAAAGGTGAGCCAGTAAAAATCACTTGGCACACTAACTGCCACGCCCTACGCGTCGCTCACAGCATAGACAGCTCTAAGAATTTAATAAAAAGACTATCAAACGTCGAGCTAGTACCACTTAAATACGAAGAGGAGTGCTGCGGTTTTGGTGGTACATTTTCGGTTAAAGAGCCTGAAATCGCAAACGCAATGGCAATGGAAAAAGTAAAAGACATCATAGATACAGGATGCAAATACATAGTAAGCGCAGATGGTGGTTGTATGCTAAACATTTACGGCACACTAAAACGCCACAATGCTGACGTAAAACTAGTACACCTTTATGATTTCTTGCTTAAACGAATTCAAGGAGAGGCGCTATGA
- a CDS encoding L-lactate permease → MQTALAFLPIIVILVLMIGFKKSSKLSLSIALVLTVLISYFEFGASTTQISAYVLFGFLKAFDILVIIFGAILILNTMKYSGAMNAINNGFTKITTDRRIQVIIIGWAFGAFIEGAAGFGTPAALAAPLLVGLGFPALGAAMATLILNSSPVSYGAVGTPTFGVQTAIDSLLKADGIAVDSYMQQVSAYTATIHSIGALFIPFVVVAMMTKFFGKNKSFKDALPVLPFCLLASISFVVPYWLMAKFAGFELPALLGGLISLGILVVAAKVGFLTPKEKWDFEPISAWPEFWKGPGNMGSQAETSSSNKPQMSLFMAWVPYLLISLILVLTRMPLPFGIGLEFNKFMRGLKIPILDSIFGVAGTGYSFPWGYLPGTIPFILVAVITIFLHKMKSDEVKAAWSATFNQVSKAVIPLAAGVAMVYLLREIKFEANGHDNFTMLKLMATFFADIAGQGYIAVAPLIGILGSFFSGSNTVSNLLFSGLQYEAATLVGLNTQVIVALQNVGGAIGNMVCINNIVAVCATVGLLGKGEGRLLTYDLLPALFYTILAGSIGAVLLMFI, encoded by the coding sequence ATGCAAACTGCATTAGCGTTCTTGCCTATTATCGTCATTTTGGTTTTGATGATAGGTTTTAAAAAGAGCTCAAAGCTCTCACTTAGTATAGCCCTTGTGCTTACGGTGCTTATATCATATTTTGAATTTGGAGCTAGCACCACGCAAATAAGCGCTTATGTGTTATTTGGCTTTTTAAAAGCCTTTGACATTTTAGTTATCATATTTGGTGCTATTTTGATACTAAATACGATGAAATATTCAGGTGCAATGAATGCGATTAACAATGGATTTACCAAAATCACAACCGACCGTCGTATTCAAGTTATCATAATAGGCTGGGCATTTGGTGCGTTTATTGAGGGTGCTGCTGGGTTTGGTACTCCTGCGGCTTTAGCTGCTCCGCTTCTTGTCGGGCTAGGCTTTCCAGCGCTTGGCGCAGCGATGGCTACACTGATATTAAATAGCTCACCAGTTAGCTATGGTGCCGTTGGTACTCCGACTTTTGGCGTGCAAACAGCTATTGATAGCCTACTAAAAGCGGACGGAATAGCTGTAGATTCATATATGCAACAAGTTAGTGCATATACTGCAACAATACACTCTATTGGTGCACTGTTTATTCCATTTGTTGTTGTGGCTATGATGACCAAATTTTTTGGTAAAAACAAAAGTTTTAAGGACGCATTACCAGTACTGCCTTTCTGTCTTTTAGCCTCTATTAGCTTTGTTGTGCCTTACTGGCTAATGGCTAAATTTGCTGGATTTGAGCTACCTGCATTACTTGGTGGTCTTATATCTCTTGGTATATTAGTAGTAGCAGCAAAAGTCGGGTTTTTAACACCAAAAGAAAAATGGGATTTTGAGCCTATTTCAGCGTGGCCTGAGTTTTGGAAAGGTCCTGGCAATATGGGTAGTCAGGCTGAAACCAGTAGCTCAAATAAGCCACAAATGAGTCTATTTATGGCATGGGTGCCGTATCTTTTAATCTCTTTAATACTTGTACTTACTCGCATGCCTTTACCGTTTGGCATAGGATTAGAGTTTAACAAATTTATGCGTGGATTAAAAATCCCTATCCTTGATTCAATCTTTGGTGTAGCTGGTACTGGATATAGCTTCCCTTGGGGCTATTTACCTGGCACTATTCCTTTTATACTTGTGGCAGTGATTACTATTTTCTTGCATAAGATGAAATCAGACGAAGTAAAGGCGGCTTGGTCGGCTACATTTAATCAGGTTTCAAAGGCTGTTATACCACTAGCTGCTGGAGTGGCTATGGTATACTTGCTACGCGAGATTAAATTTGAAGCAAATGGACATGATAACTTTACAATGCTAAAGCTAATGGCTACTTTCTTTGCTGATATAGCTGGTCAAGGCTATATAGCAGTAGCTCCGTTAATAGGTATACTTGGTAGCTTCTTTTCTGGTTCAAATACTGTTTCAAACCTACTTTTCTCAGGTTTGCAGTATGAAGCAGCTACACTTGTAGGACTAAATACCCAAGTTATCGTAGCACTACAAAATGTTGGAGGTGCGATAGGCAATATGGTTTGTATAAACAACATAGTCGCTGTGTGTGCCACAGTTGGCCTACTTGGAAAAGGCGAAGGACGACTGCTTACTTATGACTTGTTGCCAGCTTTATTCTATACTATTTTAGCTGGAAGTATAGGTGCAGTTTTATTAATGTTTATTTAA
- a CDS encoding rhomboid family intramembrane serine protease, translating to MLEKKAKITYIIIAINFLIFLFTSRGLTITFGLNHLFFDGLYFQIFTSAFLHGGFLHIAMNMAILYGFGGDLERAIGAWRYIFLYFVGILGSGIVSAFWVYLGMRNLEFINVIGASGAISALLGFVASALPSQRKELIVAILIMSFLPLLAGESVAWYSHIGGFVAGYIFAKVAR from the coding sequence ATGCTAGAAAAAAAGGCAAAAATTACTTACATTATAATAGCAATAAATTTTTTAATATTTTTATTTACGAGTAGAGGACTTACTATTACATTTGGGTTAAATCATCTATTTTTTGATGGGCTTTATTTTCAAATTTTTACTTCAGCGTTTTTGCATGGTGGATTTTTACATATCGCTATGAATATGGCTATACTTTATGGATTTGGTGGTGACTTAGAGCGTGCCATAGGGGCTTGGCGCTATATTTTTCTTTATTTTGTGGGGATATTAGGCTCTGGGATTGTGTCGGCTTTTTGGGTTTATTTGGGTATGAGAAATTTGGAATTTATTAATGTAATTGGCGCAAGCGGAGCTATAAGTGCGCTTTTAGGCTTTGTCGCATCAGCCCTACCTAGCCAGAGAAAAGAGCTAATAGTAGCGATTTTAATCATGAGCTTTTTGCCGCTGTTGGCTGGTGAAAGCGTAGCGTGGTACTCGCATATAGGCGGCTTTGTGGCTGGGTATATATTTGCAAAGGTGGCTAGATGA
- a CDS encoding ferritin-like domain-containing protein — protein MSEFYGAIWEALSEGNIKVKFDKFSTLYERFLSSDKTDFSSPDSPNELKNPSYFGFLNTQSLYQKKQKPRDKSEKEAMFLHSVAHIEYSAVDIALDACYRFRGLPRQYYEDWLEVADDEIRHFNILNALLQKRGIKYGDFSVHDGLFVALQKTSHSLLERMAVLPRYMEANGLDANAHAIDRLRKEGAAQDILQALEVILAEEISHVKKGDFWYKFACAKAGVKPGEYINIVQNHYPKAFLSSREINEAARLAAGFSQDELEKIKNLSQGQI, from the coding sequence ATGAGCGAGTTTTATGGGGCTATTTGGGAGGCGCTTAGTGAGGGTAATATTAAAGTAAAGTTTGATAAATTTAGCACGCTTTATGAGAGGTTTTTATCCAGCGATAAAACAGACTTTAGCTCTCCTGATAGCCCAAACGAGCTTAAAAATCCAAGCTACTTTGGCTTTTTAAACACCCAAAGCCTTTATCAAAAAAAGCAAAAACCGCGCGATAAAAGCGAAAAAGAGGCTATGTTTTTGCACTCTGTGGCTCATATTGAGTATAGTGCTGTAGATATTGCTCTTGATGCTTGCTACCGTTTTAGGGGGTTGCCTAGACAGTATTATGAGGATTGGCTTGAGGTAGCAGATGATGAGATAAGGCATTTTAATATCCTAAATGCACTTTTACAAAAAAGGGGTATAAAATATGGCGATTTTAGCGTGCATGACGGGCTTTTTGTGGCTTTGCAAAAGACATCTCATAGCCTGCTAGAGCGCATGGCCGTACTGCCTAGGTATATGGAGGCAAATGGGCTTGATGCAAACGCTCATGCCATAGATAGGCTAAGAAAAGAGGGCGCGGCGCAGGATATTTTGCAGGCTTTAGAGGTCATACTGGCTGAGGAGATAAGCCATGTAAAAAAGGGTGACTTTTGGTATAAATTTGCCTGCGCTAAGGCTGGAGTAAAGCCTGGTGAGTATATAAATATCGTGCAAAATCACTACCCAAAGGCCTTTTTAAGCTCCAGAGAGATAAATGAAGCAGCACGGCTTGCCGCTGGCTTTAGCCAAGATGAGTTAGAAAAAATAAAAAATCTATCACAAGGACAAATTTGA
- a CDS encoding histidine phosphatase family protein, translating to MKKIYLIRHAKAEKTEKIDDFERELNARGKEDIKIMAASLLSLDIVPDAVYTSVAKRCIQTAKRFCDILKFKGKIEVLDGLYQASANDIISLVLGLNSELNEVFIIGHNPAITEASEVISHSIIDAMPTCGICCIEFENGFLDTQHTKLAFFDFPKNHKNS from the coding sequence TTGAAAAAAATCTATCTAATACGCCATGCAAAGGCGGAAAAAACCGAAAAGATTGATGATTTTGAGCGCGAGTTAAACGCAAGAGGAAAAGAGGACATTAAAATAATGGCCGCCTCGCTTTTAAGTCTAGACATAGTGCCTGATGCGGTTTATACAAGCGTTGCAAAAAGGTGCATTCAAACAGCCAAACGCTTTTGTGATATTTTAAAATTTAAAGGTAAGATCGAGGTTCTAGACGGGCTTTATCAAGCTAGTGCAAATGATATTATAAGTCTGGTTTTAGGGCTAAATAGCGAGCTAAATGAGGTCTTTATCATAGGGCATAATCCAGCCATTACAGAAGCTAGCGAGGTCATAAGCCACTCTATAATAGACGCCATGCCAACGTGCGGAATATGCTGTATTGAGTTTGAAAATGGCTTTTTGGATACGCAGCACACAAAGCTTGCATTTTTTGATTTTCCAAAAAATCACAAAAACTCTTAA
- a CDS encoding tetratricopeptide repeat protein translates to MQRTIFATMVAFSLLSVGIFYNNADDYYKKANKLYTNGDKVKSIKFFTKSCNGNYALACTRLANIYEMGNIVTKDYEKAMQLYDKGCKQGDARGCWYLASMYESGRGAKVDIEKALNLYNKACKNNISIACDDIKELQKLNKNVKASVGR, encoded by the coding sequence TTGCAACGAACTATATTTGCAACTATGGTTGCGTTTTCTTTACTAAGTGTCGGAATATTTTACAATAACGCAGATGATTATTACAAAAAGGCTAATAAATTATACACAAATGGCGATAAGGTAAAATCTATAAAATTTTTTACAAAAAGCTGCAACGGCAACTACGCCCTAGCATGCACTAGGCTTGCAAATATATACGAAATGGGCAACATAGTAACAAAAGATTATGAAAAAGCGATGCAACTATATGACAAAGGTTGCAAACAAGGGGATGCCAGGGGTTGCTGGTATCTAGCTAGCATGTACGAGAGCGGTCGAGGCGCAAAAGTCGACATAGAAAAAGCCTTAAATTTATATAACAAAGCCTGTAAAAACAACATAAGCATAGCCTGTGATGACATAAAAGAGCTACAAAAACTAAATAAAAATGTAAAAGCAAGTGTAGGTAGATGA
- the truA gene encoding tRNA pseudouridine(38-40) synthase TruA: MKVALTFSYDGSRFLGSQSQPHGNSVEDALKSALACVGIFDAPIMSSRTDKGVHALRQCASVRVGEYWIGRTNVLLEQIQRHLPSSIRLSKIMVVDDGFHARYDATARTYRYIISHADKEPFSAQYYTYLPPFDVLRADRILSEFKGTKDFNAFMKVGSDTKSSIRTITLARCYKVGDKSVIVLRANGFLRSQVRLIVAAVLKALTLKNGADLQAIKDQLNGIKVLTRMPAPAQGLYLSRVHYF; the protein is encoded by the coding sequence ATGAAAGTTGCCCTCACTTTCAGCTATGATGGCTCAAGATTTCTAGGCTCGCAAAGCCAGCCGCACGGTAATAGCGTCGAGGATGCGCTAAAAAGTGCGCTAGCTTGCGTTGGGATATTTGACGCGCCTATTATGAGCTCTCGTACGGATAAGGGCGTGCATGCGCTTAGACAGTGCGCTAGTGTGAGGGTGGGTGAGTATTGGATAGGAAGGACTAATGTGCTTTTAGAGCAAATTCAAAGGCACCTGCCTAGTAGTATAAGGCTTAGTAAAATAATGGTGGTAGATGACGGATTTCACGCTAGATATGACGCAACCGCTAGGACATATCGCTACATCATCAGCCATGCCGACAAAGAGCCATTTAGTGCGCAGTATTACACCTATTTGCCGCCATTTGATGTATTAAGAGCAGATAGAATTTTAAGCGAATTTAAAGGTACGAAAGACTTTAACGCCTTTATGAAAGTAGGAAGTGATACAAAATCAAGCATTAGGACAATAACGCTAGCTAGGTGCTACAAAGTGGGTGATAAAAGCGTGATAGTGCTTAGAGCAAATGGCTTTTTGCGCTCTCAAGTAAGGCTCATAGTAGCAGCCGTACTAAAAGCTCTAACCCTTAAAAACGGGGCTGATTTGCAAGCTATAAAAGACCAGCTAAACGGCATTAAAGTGCTAACTAGAATGCCAGCCCCAGCCCAAGGACTATATCTATCTAGGGTGCATTACTTTTAA